In Nicotiana tabacum cultivar K326 chromosome 11, ASM71507v2, whole genome shotgun sequence, a single window of DNA contains:
- the LOC107793803 gene encoding uncharacterized protein At5g03900, chloroplastic, with product MAAISTCFFTVRPTKTQSIAFPRKPSCFILKPSRIHSGSFSKNLILRHNRRRSSSVHCSVDVEVKAGGIVESDKLPSDVRKRAMDAVDSLGKRVTVGDVASKAGLQLSQAQKALQALATDTNGFLEVSDEGDVLYVFPKDYRSNLTAKSFRMKVEPFLEKAKLAGEYLVRVSFGTALIASIVIVYTTIIAILSSRSEEDNRGRRGRSYDSGFTFYLSPTDLFWYWDPYYYRRRRVREESGGMNFIESVFSFVFGDGDPNQEIEEERWKLVGQYISSNGGVVAAEELAPFLDVETPNKTDDESYILPVLLRFDGQPEVDEEGNILYQFPSLQRTAAPQRSGRKEYVGKRWTDWVGQVERFLQEKKWQFSKTSSSEKALVIGLGGLNLFGVIILGTMLKNMTVSPSSFISFVSEIFPLLQIYAGSFFTIPLIRWFLVRKRNADIERRNQAREQYARALERPDLALRRKLLSARDMAQRTFIGQDRIVYSTDKDLYEQDYDAQQWEQRFREIEKSE from the exons ATGGCCGCCATTTCCACATGCTTCTTCACAGTGAGACCCACCAAGACTCAATCCATCGCATTCCCTCGAAAACCCTCTTGCTTTATTCTAAAACCTTCCAGAATACACTCTGGGTCTTTCAGCAAAAACCTGATTTTAAGGCATAATAGGAGGAGGAGTTCATCAGTTCATTGTAGTGTTGATGTTGAGGTTAAGGCTGGAGGGATTGTGGAGAGTGATAAGCTGCCGTCAGATGTACGGAAAAGGGCAATGGACGCAGTGGATTCATTGGGAAAGAGGGTTACAGTTGGGGATGTTGCTAGTAAAGCTGGCCTTCAGTTGTCTCAAGCTCAGAAAGCTCTCCAAGCTCTCGCTACTGATACTAATGGCTTCTTGGAG GTGTCAGATGAAGGTGATGTCCTTTATGTATTTCCTAAGGATTATCGTTCAAATCTCACCGCTAAATCATTTAGGATGAAGGTTGAGCCTTTCCTGGAGAAAGCAAAG CTTGCAGGTGAATACTTAGTGAGGGTTTCCTTTGGTACAGCATTAATTGCTTCAATTGTCATTGTCTATACAACCATAATTGCTATCCTCTCTAGTAGAAG TGAAGAAGACAACCGGGGAAGACGAGGCAGATCTTATGACAGTGGTTTCACATTTTACTTAAGTCCAACTGATTTATTCTG GTATTGGGATCCATACTATTATAGGAGACGACGAGTTCGCGAAGAAAGTGGTGGGATGAACTTCATTGAATCT GTTTTCTCCTTTGTATTTGGTGATGGTGATCCAAATCAAGAGATTGAAGAGGAGAGGTGGAAGTTG GTAGGGCAATATATATCATCAAATGGTGGCGTTGTTGCTGCTGAAGAACTTGCTCCCTTTCTTGATGTGGAGACTCCTAACAAAACG GATGATGAGTCCTACATCCTTCCAGTGCTTTTGCGGTTTGATGGTCAGCCAGAAGTAGATGAGGAG GGAAATATCCTGTACCAATTTCCATCACTTCAGCGTACGGCTGCTCCACAAAGGAGTGGAAGGAAGGAGTACGTAGGAAAAAGATGGACTGACTGGGTTGGACAGGTGGAAAGATTTCTGCAAGAAAAGAAGTGGCAATTTAG TAAAACAAGCTCATCGGAAAAGGCATTGGTCATTGGATTGGGTGGGCTCAATCTGTTTGGAGTGATTATTCTTGGTACCATGTTGAA GAACATGACAGTCAGTCCAAGTAGCTTCATCTCATTTGTGTCAGAGATATTTCCATTACTTCAG ATTTATGCTGGCTCATTTTTCACTATTCCCCTGATCCGATGGTTTCTTGTTCGAAAGAGAAATGCTGATATTGAAAGAAGAAATCAAGCAAGGGAACAATATGCCCGAGCACTTGAACGGCCTGATCTGGCACTACGGCGAAAG CTTCTCAGTGCCCGGGATATGGCACAGAGGACTTTTATTGGCCAAGATCGAATTGTTTACAGTACAGACAAGGACTTATACGAGCAAGATTATGATGCACAACAATGGGAGCAGAGATTCCGAGAAATTGAGAAGTCCGAATAG